The Neoarius graeffei isolate fNeoGra1 chromosome 25, fNeoGra1.pri, whole genome shotgun sequence genome includes a region encoding these proteins:
- the LOC132873205 gene encoding protein phosphatase 1 regulatory subunit 3C-like, giving the protein MNATKVMPVDLAMYMCLSRHPPVRQLLVMSTLGSQRALTTCHPACDSKWPKPVKCPPNPVCPASDLINPDGTFKKKKQVVFADDKGLALTAVRIFKSNPPVPDEKELTSFVKIKTESSVQSKKPRLRLGFPQPSADLPSYLESLAKSQVHLESCTLTNGSLLGKVRVCNISPEKAVHVHITYDSWRSHQDFQCTPVQQKNGNAETEVFVFNIPFPPYPSVQDRVEFCVSFHPGSGNMILWDNNGGQNYRILVEEVYSVEKKPLRPQNSQSLQLLPLRTGPALYKSLNSLTFSETTNKTLSRQENNILKTTFHPNFNSANKLN; this is encoded by the exons ATGAATGCTACCAA AGTCATGCCAGTGGACTTGGCCATGTATATGTGCCTGAGTCGCCATCCTCCAGTCAGACAACTTTTGGTAATGTCCACACTTGGTTCCCAGCGTGCTCTTACTACATGTCATCCTGCATGTGATTCAAAGTGGCCCAAACCAGTGAAATGCCCCCCAAATCCTGTGTGCCCAGCGAGCGACCTAATAAACCCTGATGGGACATTCAAGAAGAAAAAACAAGTTGTATTCGCAGATGATAAAGGATTGGCCCTTACTGCAGTGCGGATCTTCAAATCAAATCCCCCGGTACCTGATGAGAAGGAGCTAACCTCATTTGTCAAGATAAAGACTGAGTCATCTGTGCAAAGCAAGAAGCCACGTCTCCGGTTGGGTTTCCCTCAGCCTTCTGCTGATTTACCATCATACCTTGAAAGTTTGGCAAAATCTCAGGTGCATTTGGAGAGCTGCACCTTGACCAACGGATCGCTACTGGGAAAAGTGAGGGTCTGCAACATCAGTCCAGAGAAAGCTGTGCATGTCCACATCACGTACGACTCATGGAGGAGCCACCAGGACTTCCAGTGTACCCCAGTCCAACAAAAGAATGGGAATGCAGAGACAGAAGTGTTTGTCTTTAACATTCCTTTCCCTCCCTATCCTAGTGTACAGgatcgtgtggagttttgcgtgtccTTCCATCCTGGATCTGGCAACATGATTTTGTGGGACAACAATGGTGGACAAAACTATCGAATCCTTGTGGAGGAAGTGTACTCAGTTGAGAAAAAACCCTTGAGGCCCCAGAACTCTCAAAGCCTCCAATTATTGCCCCTGAGAACTGGTCCAGCTTTGTATAAAAGTCTTAATTCACTCACTTTCTCTGAGACTACGAACAAAACCTTGAGTAGGCAAGAGAACAATATTCTAAAAACTACTTTTCACCCTAATTTTAACAGTGCTAACAAATTAAACTAG